One Rossellomorea aquimaris DNA window includes the following coding sequences:
- a CDS encoding WecB/TagA/CpsF family glycosyltransferase — protein MKNESVQILDIPFVNKTKDDIVNDLYNQYLKEEKKAFVVTANPEIVMHARADTDYLYTLSKADYIIPDGIGVVIASRLKKQPLIERVPGFELMEELLALSNEHPIRVYIVGAKPEVLEKAVINVKGKYPNLHLVGYHHGYFEDGNEEIIHEIQQCEPDLILVALGFPRQEKWIKENMTRVQKGVFIGVGGSIDVLAGHVKRAPVIWQKVHLEWFYRLLQQPSRWRRMVVLPQFIFHVLKSKG, from the coding sequence ATATTAGATATTCCTTTCGTGAATAAAACGAAGGATGATATAGTAAATGACCTTTATAATCAATATCTGAAAGAGGAGAAAAAAGCCTTTGTCGTAACGGCTAATCCGGAAATCGTCATGCATGCACGTGCAGATACAGATTACCTTTACACATTAAGTAAGGCGGATTACATCATTCCGGATGGGATAGGTGTGGTCATTGCCTCCAGATTGAAGAAACAGCCTCTGATCGAGAGAGTGCCGGGGTTTGAACTGATGGAAGAGCTCCTGGCTTTATCCAATGAACATCCGATTAGAGTATACATCGTCGGGGCGAAACCTGAAGTGCTGGAAAAAGCGGTGATCAATGTGAAGGGAAAATATCCTAACCTTCATTTGGTTGGATACCATCATGGTTACTTTGAGGATGGTAATGAAGAGATCATTCATGAGATCCAGCAATGTGAACCCGATTTAATATTGGTTGCACTTGGCTTTCCGCGACAAGAGAAATGGATTAAAGAAAATATGACCCGCGTCCAAAAAGGAGTCTTCATCGGAGTCGGGGGCAGTATCGATGTACTCGCCGGACATGTGAAGAGAGCTCCTGTAATCTGGCAAAAGGTTCATCTGGAATGGTTCTACCGCCTGTTGCAGCAGCCTTCGAGATGGAGAAGAATGGTGGTCCTGCCACAATTCATTTTTCATGTATTAAAGTCAAAAGGATAA